Proteins encoded by one window of Nicotiana tabacum cultivar K326 chromosome 10, ASM71507v2, whole genome shotgun sequence:
- the LOC107789355 gene encoding cation/H(+) antiporter 24-like: MSKLNITEDPYLVNKGLVICRTIHPPHTFGIFYGENPLQFSFPLVLLEISTIIAISRLIRYLLKPLRQPRIISDILGGIIVGPSVLSRSKRFRNFIFPDTADYALKNIGLIGFMYFLFISGVKTDLSQIKKAGKKQWYIAIFGVSIPMLCSLFIGIGVRKSMKKELVKASSMLGLTSEFAITAFPVIYPIIRELNLLSSEIGRMALSTALISDVIGIQFIVVFEAAKQGEEKSMYALWFLISSFLIGASIFGGVRRIMIWIINATPEGKSVEQIYVVFILLGVLVSGFLCGLGGIEVTNGPLWLGLAIPDGPPLGATLVEKSETIVMDILMPFSFAYVGFFTDISSMYGQWSHLRPIFLMAVTAYVVKIVTVLFTAYFLNMPFRDCLALSLVLSLRGEVEFLIFIHWLDLKMITRPYFTMLILMTIGVTAIVTPLISIVYDPTRPYMIHTRRNIQHTASNTELHIIACIHDEENMPGIINLLEVSNPTTHTPFFVHALHLMELVGRAAPVFIDHKDDQESDNANSQNPIHNALKLFQQGRGEENMIKIHSYTSYSPKRTMYQDICKLALEMKASLIILPFYKDQFDRRSTSTQVVNSNVLKHAPCSVAILVDRGLGVPMRQSIHHFALLFTGGADAREALSYADRMAANPDVSLTAVRFLSHNGEGDNEMEKKLDDGLVTWFWVKNEGNDKVIYKEVIVKNGEDTIAAIQAMKNEFFHLWILGRSQGVNPVLLQGLTDWSDENELGVIGDFLVSMNSGTTSSVLVVKQQILRGQEPSSISFLEKFTSCGL, encoded by the exons GGTGGAATAATCGTAGGACCATCAGTTTTGAGCCGAAGCAAGCGTTTCAGGAACTTCATTTTCCCAGATACAGCTGACTACGCACTGAAAAATATTGGACTCATTGGGTTTATGTATTTCCTTTTCATATCTGGTGTAAAGACGGATCTTAGCCAGATAAAAAAAGCTGGGAAAAAACAATGGTACATAGCCATATTTGGGGTGTCCATTCCCATGTTATGTAGTCTATTTATTGGAATAGGTGTTCGAAAATCCATGAAAAAAGAATTAGTCAAAGCTTCTTCTATGTTGGGATTAACATCAGAATTTGCAATCACAGCTTTCCCTGTTATATATCCAATAATTAGAGAGCTTAATCTCCTTAGTTCTGAGATTGGAAGAATGGCATTATCCACAGCTTTAATAAGTGATGTAATCGGAATCCAATTTATTGTTGTGTTTGAGGCAGCTAAACAAGGGGAAGAGAAGAGTATGTATGCTTTATGGTTTCTCATTTCTTCTTTCTTAATTGGAGCATCTATTTTTGGAGGTGTTCGACGTATCATGATATGGATAATTAATGCAACGCCAGAAGGGAAGTCAGTGGAGCAAATTTATGTGGTTTTCATACTGTTGGGAGTATTGGTTTCTGGTTTTTTATGTGGTTTGGGTGGGATTGAAGTGACTAATGGGCCACTATGGTTGGGCCTTGCCATTCCTGACGGGCCACCATTAGGTGCTACTTTGGTGGAAAAGTCAGAGACAATTGTTATGGATATTCTTATGCCATTTTCCTTTGCATATGTTGGATTTTTCACTGATATTTCATCCATGTATGGCCAATGGTCACATCTTCGACCAATATTTCTCATGGCAGTCACAGCTTATGTTGTTAAAATTGTTACTGTCCTTTTCACCGCGTATTTCTTGAATATGCCCTTCAGAGATTGTCTTGCTCTTAGCCTTGTCTTGAGTCTAAGAGGTGAAGTCGAGTTTTTGATTTTCATTCACTGGCTGGATTTAAAG ATGATAACAAGACCATATTTCACAATGCTAATACTAATGACAATAGGGGTGACAGCTATAGTCACTCCCTTGATCAGTATAGTCTATGATCCAACAAGGCCTTATATGATTCACACAAGAAGGAACATTCAACATACTGCTTCAAACACAGAGTTACACATTATTGCTTGTATACATGATGAGGAAAATATGCCTGGAATTATAAatctactcgaggtctcaaatccaACTACTCATACCCCTTTCTTTGTTCATGCCTTGCACCTAATGGAGCTAGTTGGCCGTGCTGCACCTGTTTTCATCGACCATAAAGATGACCAAGAATCCGACAACGCAAACAGCCAAAATCCGATCCATAATGCTTTGAAGCTTTTCCAACAAGGCAGAGGTGAAGAAAACATGATCAAGATACATTCATATACATCATATTCTCCTAAGAGAACCATGTATCAAGACATTTGTAAATTGGCTTTAGAGATGAAGGCctctcttatcatacttcccttTTACAAAGATCAATTTGATAGGCGCTCGACTAGTACACAAGTAGTAAACTCTAATGTCTTAAAACATGCTCCTTGTTCAGTTGCTATTCTTGTGGACAGGGGTCTTGGTGTGCCAATGAGACAATCAATTCACCATTTCGCGCTTCTGTTTACGGGAGGAGCTGATGCTAGGGAGGCACTTTCTTATGCTGATAGAATGGCTGCAAATCCAGATGTATCACTTACTGCTGTTCGATTTCTTTCGCATAACGGTGAAGGGGATAATGAGATGGAGAAGAAACTAGATGATGGTTTGGTGACATGGTTTTGGGTGAAAAATGAGGGAAATGATAAAGTTATTTATAAGGAAGTTATAGTGAAGAATGGAGAGGATACTATTGCAGCAATTCAGGCaatgaaaaatgaattttttcaTCTTTGGATACTTGGAAGGAGCCAAGGGGTAAATCCTGTGCTATTGCAAGGATTAACAGATTGGAGTGATGAAAATGAACTAGGAGTTATAGGAGACTTTCTTGTTTCGATGAATTCGGGTACTACGTCTTCTGTTCTAGTGGTGAAGCAGCAGATTTTGAGAGGACAAGAACCGTCTTCTATTAGTTTTCTAGAAAAATTTACAAGTTGCGGGTTGTAG